The Ochotona princeps isolate mOchPri1 chromosome 17, mOchPri1.hap1, whole genome shotgun sequence genome segment AGGTGCTGGTCCTCACCTCCCCCATCAGCAGACCACCACCTGAGATGGCTCCCTGGACTCAGGTCCAGTCCCAGCCAAGGACGTGCCTGCACTGCTAAGCATCCTGCTCGCTTGCCCTGGAGGCTAGTGGACCCCGGGTGCCCGCAAACCCCTCTGCCCTAGCCCACTGAGCTGCTGAGCCCACCTGTCTGCCAGCTGGGACTGCTGACGCGCGTGTTTCTGGTCCAAATAAAGGTAGCTGCGGCCCCCTGCCTGGTCTGTTCTGGGGTATTTGTTCAGTGATGCCAGTTAAAAAGGTAACTCAAAccacatgaaaataatttattgctTTCCAAAGCTGAGTTTACAAGAGTCAAGGTGTGTGGCCTGCTCAgttcaggtggatggcaggggcgAAGACACGGGATTGTGAACACATGCCTGTGGGGCTACTGGCTCCCGGGACCTGGTCCAGTCACTCTAATGGGAcagaggaggtttttttttttttgtttagggGACTTTTTTCTTTCTACCTTTGTCCTACAAAAGGGAAATCTTCAGttcatttctgaaaaataaattggTCGATAAATTCATTTTGTTCTGCTTCTACTTTACACAAAGCTTCGTATTCAACACGATACCTGAAACGACAGCGACAGAAGCACTCAGCGAGGAGCAAGACATGGGACATGCAGTGGGTCCTAGGAAAGTTAACTAGGGACAAGCCCCCACAagcaaaccctaagcctaagaaAGCCATCCCACCTGGCCCCAGCCACCAGCCAGCCCTACCGCCTCAGCTTCCCACTCTGAGCTGAAAGGCTGTTGGCTGTGACGCGGTCTAGTAACCTTCCTAGCGAATGACAAGTGAGATGCTGtttttgggaaaacagcagcagtgaGCAGGACGGGTGGGTGACCACAGGAGCTGTGGCGTCTGGGTGAAGAACGGATGTGCAGCGCGGCTTCTCACCTCTCCAGCTGCATCTTCTTCTCTGCTATGAGAGCCTggagttgctgctgctgggctTCTCGTTGTTTTGCTATAGATTTGAGCAAGTTCCGAGAGCCAATGGCCTAGGAGGAGCAAACAGCATCAACAGGGCAGGCCCTTGGggagctgggacacagcaggagggagagaaaagggaaagtggAACCCCACAGCTTTGGGGGAGAGGCACACAGCACCCCGTGGCCTGCCTGCTGGTGCGCTTCCTCAGCCTTCATTTACAGGAAATTGACTAGAGCACtaacatgaagaaaaagaaatgacagagcCTGCTGGTGGTGTCAGTTCAGTGGGTCACCTGGACCAGAAACGAGCCATCAAGTTGTTTCCCAAGGAGCCGGGGGAGAGCGGGGGCAGCGGGGATGGAGGCGTGCTCACCTACCTTCATCTTCTCATTTTCAGCTTCCTTTGCAAGTTGGTCCACCAGCTCAATTAGACCACCAACTATTTTCTGAAACTGGCCAATCTCttgaagaaagaacaaaaaataaaatgtttcctttcCTCAGCATCACCATTTCCCCTCAGCGTTTCTGGGACTAAAGGACAGTTTGGAGCCTACCAGCTAGGTCACACTTAGATCCTGAGTGCCCACTGAACCAGCCAGTTGTCATCTCGGGCTACAAAGGCACCGGGCCTCTAGTGGACgcccctctcctgcctccctgcaCGTGACCGCACAGGGCTGCTGTAGCAAGACCTCAGGACAGCACAGCGCCTCCGGTCTGGCCGTGGGGAGAGCACAGATTTCAGAAGATTGCCCAGAGACTGAATCTCCAGTTTACTTCCCTCAGTGGAGTGGAACAGCATGAACGAAGACTCGTACTAGAACCCaagccagctgctgccagccaaGCATTCCAGCTCACGGGGTCCCCAAAGGGCGTAGATCTGTGGCCCTGGTGGCATGGCGGCCTGGACACAAGATTCCTGGAGATTCCAAGCCAAGCAGGACTTGGTCAGTGGGCTGCTTCTAGACTGCAGTTACAGCCTCTAACAGCTGCAGGTGAAAACCATGAGGATAATTCCATTTGCTACCACCAAGCCATGCATGATTCTGCTTGATGGTTTCCagggggttggggggtggggagacaaCCTCAAAAAACGGTGTATCTAGAAATACCCTCCCGGGCTGCTGCTTAGCCCAGGTGCATGGGGACCCACCCTGCcactctcgtgggagacctaggagttccacgttcctagctttggcctgtctctgacctggccattgcaactgttCCAGGAgtaaaaagtagtggaagatctcttcctctttcttttgctttacctttcaaatttttatgtatttcgaagacatacacacataatcTTCGTTGGAagctggttgcaatggctggggctgggctagtctgaagctaagagcttcttccaggtctcccatatgggtgcaggggctcaagcacttgggccatcttccactgctttcctcaggcacattaacagggaagtggatcagaagtgagatagccaggacttgaaccagtgcccgcatGAGATGCTGTTACCacagtggcagctttactcactaggccacaatgctggcctgcagctaaaattttctttaaataaggGGGTCGGCCTTGTACAGTGGGTTtagtcaccacctgtgatgtgGTATTCCATTCTGGCgttgcttcaagtcctggctgctgcatttctcatccagctccctgataacacaaCGGAACAGAAGAGGGCCCAAAAGCTTGAACCCTGCCAGCCATGCGGAAAACTTGaagggagttctaggctcctggctttggcctggtcctttGGGGAgttcaccagcagatggaacaattctccctctttctcagaaACACCCTCCCATCCCGAGCTGGTTTGACAGACATGGGGGACTTGGCACGAGAAGGCGGGAAGACAGGTGTGCCACCCGGGCTCGGGCGCTGCTACTCACTGCCCACAAAGTCCTTGCACTCCTCCTTGAGCTCTGTGGTCTGCTGCATAACCTCCGGGTCCAACACACGCAGCTTGTTGAGCTCGTCGAAGTGCAGCCCCGCCTCCCCCAGGACATCCTTGGCCATAGCTGCAAAGAAACCAGTCTCAGACCCGCCAGCTGTCAGTGCCATGGAGCCCAGCAATCCACAGGCTCACCTCTCCCTTAGCCCACACCGCCTGGCCtcacctgcttcccttccaaggCCCTAGAGAAGCTCTGCCTGCAAGCGTGACAGTGGCAGTCGGTAGGAAGCGTGTCGCAGGAGCAAGGGTCAGGAAAGAATAAAGTCCAGGTGCTTGTCACGGGCATCGTCCACTCAACACGCACCTCGAATGCCTACTACGTGCCCACATCGCTAGATGCTGGGGGTAGAGAGCTGACTGCAACATGGTGCCTGCCCTGGAGGACACACACATGAACTGAGCATAGGTACCGACTTAGGTGCTTTACAGAAATATCACAAGAGAGATGGGGACGGAGTGACAGCCCTATTTACATGTCCCCAGCTGTGTTCCAGAGGACACAGGCTTTTCAAAGACACTGAATGAAAACACACAAGAACAAATGAAGCAAGAAATATGAATTATAAATTAGAGTGGAggtcagctttgtggcacaggaaGCTGAGCTACTGTCCAcagcgctagcatcccatactgcaacactggttcaaatcccgcctgctccatttcccgtccaactccctgctgatgtgcctgggaaggctggggAAGATGGCCTAGACCAGCCTTATAGTAAACAAGCCAgtgaaaaaatgaatcttttctaGACAATTGGggttaaaaagtttttaaattaggAGAATGCTAGCAAAAGGTGCACTATGAAATACTATATACTTGCCTGAATTGGGAACCAAAGTTGGGCTGAACTTTTTctaacagaaaatacaaaaaggaaTGAGTGGAGTGTCAGCAGGAACATACCAGGGAGAGAGCCGGGGCCAGGCGTTCCAAGCAGAGAGCACAGCAAGCCCGACAGGCCCAGGCTGCctggaggagaggaaaggggagactGCAGCCAGACCAGGCCACCGAGCTTCACGGGCAAGCGACAGGCTGGGTTGGTTTTTTTCACACATAGCAGAGAATCACCAAAGATGCCTTCCCTCCTGGGCACCCTGCATTCATGGCTCAAGAGGAAAGTCCACCCTCATGCTGGCTTAATTACAGCACTGACCCTGTTTAAAACTGGAAGGCTAGAACAGTGGCCCTACGGCCACCCCAACCCTCCGTGCTGCCCTCCCTTAagcctccctgtctcccttctaCCTGCCCTGAAAGGGGGTGACGCTGGGAGTAGCCATCCCGAGGTGTCCCATGGGAGGCGCAGTGGTCAGCGGAGAGGTCGCCAGAACCTCTGACTAGAGGATTAGAGCTGCACACCTGATTAACCAGCCGCAGGGGGCCAACCAGGGGCCATCTGCACACCCCAAGCCTCTGGGCTCACTAGAACACCCTGAAGGAAGCCAGCGTCTTCTTTCAGaaactttgtttttataaagaGACAAA includes the following:
- the IFT20 gene encoding intraflagellar transport protein 20 homolog isoform X1: MAKDVLGEAGLHFDELNKLRVLDPEVMQQTTELKEECKDFVGKIGQFQKIVGGLIELVDQLAKEAENEKMKAIGSRNLLKSIAKQREAQQQQLQALIAEKKMQLERYRVEYEALCKVEAEQNEFIDQFIFQK
- the IFT20 gene encoding intraflagellar transport protein 20 homolog isoform X2; amino-acid sequence: MAKDVLGEAGLHFDELNKLRVLDPEVMQQTTELKEECKDFVGKIGQFQKIVGGLIELVDQLAKEAENEKMKVGHWLSELAQIYSKTTRSPAAATPGSHSREEDAAGEVSC